Proteins found in one Xyrauchen texanus isolate HMW12.3.18 chromosome 30, RBS_HiC_50CHRs, whole genome shotgun sequence genomic segment:
- the dtl gene encoding denticleless protein homolog encodes MSLFHHVIDRGLSKRRNDHRRGLPLSSLLDGFQCTRQDEHVSYGSSAAAVPPFGCTFCSDPRQQSCLAVANEEGLLSILNAGEKQSSILKEWQAHDNAVFDIAWVPGVSSLVTASGDQTARLWDVITGDLLGTFKGHQCSLKSVAFPKQERAVFSTGGRDGNIMVWDTRCSKKDGFYRQVKQISGAHMKPERHTPQTKKRRGMAPPVDSQQGVTVVLFCDENKLISSGAVDGTIKMWDLRKNYTAYYQKSLPLQAYPYPGSCTRKLGYSGLSLDSTSSRLFSNCTDDNIYMFNISGLKTTPVAVFSGHSNSSFYVKSSVSPDDQFLASGSSDHHAFIWKISEPKQAPLMLQGHSQEVTSVAWCPTDFTKIASCSDDNTVRLWRLNCRPEEGTANRDANIVGWTLRKIQSPASTPDLHSPVPHTPAKSPRSERNVSLASPRPAACAPTGANLPLPSNTSAPVAKLSSPKITSSIQQWISRSCSPGNRDTSPPRTVLQPVVQGPSSERRAKRRLDTGDAAGSGLGEENGVSELYPDMKRSKSSVSSQNCSEEKSDLFSLETEEKCRSTVEAGKENSSPRTTDWLSVISQRLKGSAQPKSPNSSSKRQDARIHCSPAAVSPLPKRVVSPPPAQKASPSRPMKKISSYFMKRTQD; translated from the exons ATGTCTCTCTTTCACCATGTTATTGATCGAGGACTTTCAAAAAGACGTAACG ACCATCGTCGGGGGCTTCCTCTGTCCTCTCTGTTGGATGGATTTCAATGCACTCGACAGGATGAACATGTTTCTTATGGATCTTCAGCTGCTGCTGTGCCGCCGTTTGGATGCACGTTTTGCTCTG ACCCCCGCCAGCAGAGCTGCCTAGCTGTTGCAAATGAAGAAGGTCTTTTGTCTATcttgaatgcaggagaaaagcAGAGCTCTATACTGAAAG AGTGGCAGGCACATGATAATGCAGTTTTCGACATTGCTTGGGTTCCTGGTGTGAGCAGCTTG GTGACCGCCTCGGGTGACCAGACAGCCCGTCTGTGGGATGTGATCACTGGCGACCTGTTGGGAACATTTAAAGGTCATCAGTGCAGTCTTAAATCAGTGGCTTTCCCAAAGCAAGAGAGAG CTGTATTTAGTACTGGAGGAAGAGATGGGAACATAATGGTCTGGGATACAAGATGCAGCAAAAAAg ATGGTTTCTACAGGCAGGTAAAACAGATCAGTGGTGCCCATATGAAACCTGAGAGACACACGCCTCAAACAAAGAAGAGGCGTGGTATGGCGCCCCCTGTG GACTCCCAGCAGGGTGTAACAGTGGTTCTGTTCTGCGATGAGAACAAGCTTATCTCTTCAGGAGCAGTAGATGG GACCATTAAAATGTGGGATTTGCGGAAGAACTACACTGCATACTACCAGAAGTCTCTCCCTCTACAGGCCTATCCATACCCAGGCTCCTGTACACGCAAACTAG GTTATTCTGGTCTTTCGCTGGACTCCACTAGCTCCAGGCTTTTCTCCAACTGCACAGATGACAACATCTACATGTTCAATATCAGTGGTTTGAAAACAACAccag TTGCTGTATTCAGTGGTCACAGTAACTCTTCATTTTATGTGAAATCCAGCGTCAGCCCAGATGACCAGTTCTTGGCTAGTGGCTCAAGTGACCATCATGCTTTCATATGGAAG ATTTCAGAACCAAAACAAGCTCCCTTGATGCTTCAGGGTCATAGCCAGGAAGTCACTTCAGTGGCCTGGTGCCCCACTGACTTTACCAAG ATTGCTTCTTGCTCCGATGACAACACCGTTAGGCTCTGGCGCCTGAACTGCAGACCAGAAGAAGGCACCGCAAACAGAGATGCCAACATTGTAGGCTGGACACTTCGTAAAATCCAATCACCAGCTAGTACACCCG ACCTTCACAGCCCTGTTCCACACACTCCTGCCAAAAGTCCCAGGTCAGAGAGGAATGTCTCTCTGGCTTCACCCCGGCCTGCTGCTTGTGCCCCCACCGGTGCCAATTTACCCCTCCCATCAAACACATCTGCACCTGTGGCCAAACTCAGCAGCCCCAAAATCACTTCATCTATCCAGCAGTGGATCAGCCGCAGTTGTTCTCCAGGTAACCGTGACACATCTCCACCTCGTACGGTGCTCCAACCTGTCGTCCAGGGTCCTTCCTCTGAACGGCGTGCCAAGCGACGACTGGACACGGGTGATGCTGCTGGATCTGGTTTGGGTGAGGAGAATGGAGTATCTGAGTTGTATCCAGATATGAAGAGGAGCAAGAGTTCGGTGAGCTCGCAGAACTGCTCCGAAGAGAAGAGCGACTTATTCAGTTTGGAAACTGAAGAGAAGTGCCGCTCAACCGTTGAAGCTGGTAAAGAGAACAGCTCTCCAAGAACGACTGATTGGTTGTCCGTGATCAGCCAGAGACTTAAAGGATCAGCTCAGCCCAAAAGTCCCAACAGCAGCAGCAAACGACAGGATGCTAGAATACACTGCTCCCCA GCAGCAGTCTCTCCACTTCCCAAGAGAGTCGTCTCCCCTCCACCAGCCCAGAAAGCGTCACCTTCCAGACCTATGAAAAAAATCTCTAGCTACTTTATGAAAAGGACACAAGACTGA